From one Desulforegula conservatrix Mb1Pa genomic stretch:
- a CDS encoding type II toxin-antitoxin system death-on-curing family toxin, giving the protein MTWCWLKETVILAVHDEQIAEHGGRQGIRDMGLVSSALMRPQHLAAYKNPSVFDLAAAYAFGIIKNHPFVDGNKRTGFLASYIFLVLNGWELMAPEVDAVTIVLALAEGKIEEIQFSEWLKTNSVTLPQH; this is encoded by the coding sequence ATGACCTGGTGCTGGCTCAAAGAGACTGTTATTCTTGCTGTACACGATGAACAAATTGCCGAGCATGGCGGGAGGCAAGGTATTCGTGATATGGGCCTGGTTTCTTCGGCTCTGATGCGTCCGCAGCATCTTGCAGCCTACAAAAATCCTTCTGTTTTTGATTTGGCAGCTGCCTATGCTTTTGGAATAATAAAGAATCATCCATTTGTGGACGGCAACAAACGCACTGGCTTTCTTGCTTCTTATATTTTTCTTGTCTTAAATGGATGGGAATTGATGGCTCCAGAAGTAGATGCCGTAACAATAGTGCTTGCACTGGCAGAAGGCAAAATTGAAGAGATCCAGTTTTCAGAATGGCTCAAGACAAATTCTGTTACATTACCCCAGCATTGA
- a CDS encoding AbrB/MazE/SpoVT family DNA-binding domain-containing protein has product MRVTVTQIGNSTGLILPKEAAARLKVKKGDSVFLTETPDGYNLTPYDPEFEDQMAIARRGMKKYRNALHELAK; this is encoded by the coding sequence ATGCGCGTAACAGTAACACAAATTGGTAATTCAACCGGGTTAATCCTGCCAAAAGAAGCCGCTGCACGGCTGAAGGTTAAAAAGGGCGACAGCGTTTTTCTGACAGAAACGCCAGACGGTTATAACCTTACACCTTACGATCCAGAATTCGAGGATCAAATGGCTATTGCCCGACGAGGTATGAAAAAATACCGGAACGCTTTGCATGAGCTTGCCAAGTAA
- a CDS encoding AbrB/MazE/SpoVT family DNA-binding domain-containing protein — MITDAIKITQKGQVTIPKEIRNRLQTTSVYFEVVNDDIVIRPVKDAAGTLSKFAKNAKPGMSIQEMKNMAWEEAIHEKTDKEPS; from the coding sequence ATGATAACAGACGCCATAAAAATAACACAGAAAGGACAGGTAACGATTCCAAAGGAAATCCGGAATCGGCTCCAGACCACATCTGTTTATTTTGAAGTTGTTAACGATGATATAGTTATCAGACCCGTAAAGGATGCGGCAGGCACTCTCAGCAAGTTTGCAAAGAATGCGAAGCCGGGAATGTCAATCCAGGAAATGAAAAACATGGCATGGGAAGAGGCTATACATGAAAAAACAGATAAAGAGCCTTCCTGA